A window from Ramlibacter pinisoli encodes these proteins:
- a CDS encoding chromate transporter, whose protein sequence is MSSLPAAPAAAEPPRPRPASEADLFVSFTLLALQGFGGVLAVVQRELVDRKRWLTREEFVEDWAVAQIMPGPNVVNLSLMIGGRYFGLRGALAALAGMLAAPLLVVLTLALLHSRFAGNPHLAAALRGMGAVASGLITATGLKLFTALRRHPLGAPACALLGAASFAGIALLRWPLAWVLLSLGTVACWLTWRKLGQPQ, encoded by the coding sequence ATGAGCTCCCTGCCTGCAGCACCCGCTGCCGCCGAACCGCCCCGGCCGCGACCGGCCTCCGAGGCCGACCTCTTCGTCTCGTTCACCCTGCTGGCCCTCCAGGGCTTCGGCGGCGTGCTGGCCGTCGTGCAGCGCGAACTGGTCGACCGCAAGCGCTGGCTGACGCGCGAGGAGTTCGTGGAGGACTGGGCCGTGGCGCAGATCATGCCGGGGCCCAACGTCGTCAACCTGTCGCTGATGATCGGCGGCCGCTACTTCGGGCTGCGCGGCGCGCTCGCGGCCCTGGCGGGCATGCTGGCCGCCCCCCTGCTGGTGGTGCTGACGCTGGCCCTGCTCCATTCACGCTTCGCCGGCAACCCGCACCTGGCTGCCGCGCTGCGCGGCATGGGCGCCGTCGCGTCCGGCCTGATCACGGCCACGGGGCTGAAGCTGTTCACGGCGCTGCGCAGGCACCCGCTCGGTGCGCCGGCCTGCGCCCTGCTGGGCGCGGCGAGCTTCGCCGGCATCGCGCTGCTGCGCTGGCCGCTCGCCTGGGTGCTCCTGAGCCTGGGCACGGTGGCGTGCTGGCTCACGTGGCGCAAGCTGGGGCAGCCGCAATGA
- a CDS encoding PLP-dependent transferase: MTKQPAADLIHHPYRPPEGFAAPQAGVYKASTVIFSDVAALRARDWRHKHGYTYGLHGTPTTFQLEERIAALEHGLQCLLVPSGLAAIANVDLSLLAAGDEVLLPDNAYGPSRALAEGELHQWGITHQRYDAMDPADLMRRIGPKTRLVWLEAPGSVTMEFPPLQALVGACRARGITTALDNTWGAGLAFDGFACGADIVVQALTKYPSGGGDVLMGCVVTRDEALHVRLKLTHMRMGWGVGGNDVEMVLRSLPSLPLRYRAHDTAARQLARWFQGRPEVAQVLHPALEGSPGHNHWQALCGADGLAAGLFSVVFHERHAPDRVDAFCDALRLFKLGYSWGGPVSLVVPYDILSMRRPGSWPYRGTLVRFSVGLEEPAALQADLEQALQVLG; this comes from the coding sequence ATGACCAAGCAGCCGGCCGCCGACCTCATCCACCACCCGTACCGTCCGCCGGAAGGCTTCGCCGCCCCGCAGGCAGGGGTCTACAAGGCCTCCACCGTCATCTTCTCCGACGTCGCCGCCCTGCGCGCGCGCGACTGGCGCCACAAGCACGGCTACACCTACGGCCTGCACGGCACGCCCACCACGTTCCAGCTGGAGGAGCGCATCGCCGCCCTGGAGCACGGCCTCCAATGCCTGCTGGTGCCGAGCGGGCTGGCGGCGATTGCCAACGTCGACCTGTCGCTGCTGGCGGCCGGCGACGAAGTGCTGCTGCCGGACAACGCGTATGGCCCCTCGCGGGCCCTGGCCGAAGGCGAACTCCACCAGTGGGGCATCACGCACCAGCGCTACGACGCCATGGACCCGGCCGACCTGATGCGACGGATCGGGCCCAAGACGCGGCTGGTGTGGCTGGAGGCGCCCGGCTCGGTGACGATGGAGTTCCCCCCGCTGCAGGCGCTCGTCGGCGCCTGCCGGGCGCGCGGCATCACCACGGCGCTCGACAACACCTGGGGTGCGGGCCTGGCCTTCGACGGCTTCGCCTGTGGCGCCGACATCGTCGTGCAGGCGCTCACCAAGTACCCGAGCGGCGGCGGCGACGTGCTCATGGGCTGCGTGGTCACGCGCGACGAGGCGCTGCACGTGCGCCTGAAGCTCACCCACATGCGCATGGGGTGGGGCGTCGGGGGCAACGATGTCGAGATGGTCCTGCGTTCGCTGCCGAGCCTGCCGCTGCGGTACCGGGCCCACGACACCGCCGCCCGGCAGTTGGCGCGCTGGTTCCAGGGCCGCCCCGAGGTGGCGCAGGTGCTGCACCCGGCGCTGGAAGGCTCGCCGGGCCACAACCACTGGCAGGCACTGTGCGGCGCCGATGGCCTTGCGGCCGGCCTGTTCTCGGTCGTGTTCCACGAGCGCCATGCGCCGGACCGCGTCGATGCGTTCTGCGACGCGCTGCGCCTCTTCAAGCTCGGCTATTCCTGGGGTGGCCCGGTAAGCCTGGTCGTGCCCTACGACATCCTCTCGATGCGCCGGCCGGGCAGCTGGCCGTACCGCGGCACACTGGTTCGGTTCTCGGTCGGACTGGAGGAGCCGGCGGCTCTGCAGGCCGACCTCGAACAGGCCCTGCAGGTGCTCGGTTGA
- a CDS encoding SIR2 family NAD-dependent protein deacylase, whose amino-acid sequence MSLADVREWVRGATSIAVLTGAGVSQESGVPTFRDAQTGLWARFRPEDLATEQAFRADPGMVWDWYVMRRAMVARVEPNAGHRALARFQQARPGRLALITQNVDGLHQRAGSTGVLALHGTLQDDRWLDRPRPCCTALPPQEGRPPRCGRCGNLRRPAVVWFGELLPAEVLAAAEQAARSCDLMLVAGTSGVVYPAAGLARTAAERARMVVVNPGPSDLDDAAHAVLRGTSATLLPQLLEDGA is encoded by the coding sequence ATGAGCCTCGCCGACGTCCGGGAGTGGGTGCGCGGGGCGACCTCCATCGCCGTGCTCACCGGCGCCGGCGTGAGCCAGGAGTCGGGCGTGCCGACCTTCCGCGATGCCCAGACCGGCCTGTGGGCACGTTTCCGGCCCGAGGACCTGGCCACCGAGCAGGCCTTCCGGGCCGACCCGGGGATGGTCTGGGACTGGTACGTGATGCGCCGGGCGATGGTGGCGCGGGTCGAACCGAATGCCGGCCACCGGGCGCTCGCCCGCTTCCAGCAGGCCCGTCCAGGGCGGCTGGCCCTCATCACCCAGAACGTCGACGGCCTGCACCAGCGCGCAGGCAGCACGGGCGTGCTCGCGCTGCACGGCACCCTGCAGGACGATCGTTGGCTCGATCGCCCCAGGCCCTGCTGCACCGCCTTGCCGCCGCAGGAAGGCCGGCCGCCGCGCTGCGGCCGGTGCGGCAACCTGCGCCGGCCGGCGGTGGTGTGGTTCGGCGAACTGCTGCCGGCCGAGGTGCTCGCGGCCGCCGAACAGGCGGCCCGCAGTTGCGACCTGATGCTGGTGGCCGGCACCAGCGGCGTGGTCTACCCGGCGGCGGGCCTGGCGCGCACCGCCGCGGAGCGGGCGCGCATGGTGGTGGTAAACCCCGGGCCGAGCGACCTCGACGATGCGGCGCACGCGGTGCTGCGCGGCACGTCGGCGACGCTGTTGCCGCAACTGCTGGAGGATGGCGCATGA
- a CDS encoding DMT family transporter, whose amino-acid sequence MSLALWAAAATGVQVGAAIVASRFAVGEVPPLTLAMLRYAIGFACLLPFAWRPLRVLAGPQRPPARDLGAMAALGIGQFGVLIALLNLGLRQVPAAPAALVFSLFPLLTLLLAAALGQERIHARLTGGVALSIAGVACCLAPGLGGWRPDAWGGVLAVLAAAATGALCSVLYRPYLRRYPVLPVSAFAMLASVGVLAVLAWPEHWPARLAGFSAPAWAAIVFVGVSSGVGYVAWLYALKHESATRVTVFLALNPLTASVLGWLALGERPATATWPALVLVAAGLGLATRRADNPRP is encoded by the coding sequence ATGAGCCTGGCTCTCTGGGCTGCCGCCGCGACCGGCGTGCAGGTCGGCGCCGCCATCGTGGCCTCGCGCTTCGCCGTCGGCGAGGTGCCGCCGCTCACGCTGGCCATGCTGCGCTATGCCATCGGCTTCGCCTGCCTGCTGCCGTTCGCCTGGCGGCCGCTGCGGGTGCTGGCCGGCCCGCAACGCCCGCCGGCGCGCGACCTGGGGGCGATGGCGGCCCTGGGCATCGGCCAGTTCGGCGTGCTCATCGCCCTGCTGAACCTGGGCCTGCGGCAGGTGCCGGCGGCACCCGCCGCGCTGGTGTTCAGCCTGTTCCCGCTGCTCACGCTGCTGCTGGCCGCCGCGCTCGGCCAGGAGCGCATCCACGCCCGGCTGACCGGCGGCGTCGCCCTGTCCATCGCCGGCGTCGCCTGCTGCCTGGCGCCGGGCCTGGGCGGATGGCGGCCGGACGCCTGGGGCGGGGTGCTCGCGGTCCTCGCGGCCGCTGCGACGGGCGCGCTGTGCAGCGTGCTCTACCGGCCCTACCTGCGCCGCTACCCGGTGCTGCCGGTGTCGGCCTTCGCCATGCTGGCCTCGGTCGGGGTGTTGGCGGTGCTGGCGTGGCCGGAGCACTGGCCGGCGCGGCTGGCCGGCTTCAGCGCGCCGGCATGGGCTGCGATCGTCTTCGTCGGGGTCTCCAGCGGGGTCGGTTACGTGGCCTGGCTGTACGCGCTCAAGCACGAGTCGGCGACCCGGGTGACCGTGTTCCTCGCGCTCAATCCGCTCACGGCTTCGGTGCTCGGCTGGCTGGCGCTGGGCGAACGGCCGGCCACCGCGACCTGGCCGGCACTGGTGCTGGTGGCCGCCGGTCTCGGGCTTGCCACGCGGCGCGCCGATAATCCGCGCCCATGA
- a CDS encoding ABC transporter ATP-binding protein produces the protein MPESIIAVDHVHKSVTDSTGTLDILRDIDFSLAPRETAAIVGASGSGKSTLLSIVAGLDTPTRGTVRLDGEDLFALDEDDRAALRARKVGFVFQSFQLLGNLTALENVMLPLELAGRRDARRSAGEMLSRVGLAERFGHYPKVLSGGEQQRVALARAFVVEPAVLLADEPTGSLDFATGETVMNLMFELNRERGTTLVLVTHDRAIAARCERRITIEAGTVVA, from the coding sequence ATGCCGGAATCCATCATCGCCGTCGACCACGTCCACAAGTCCGTGACCGACTCGACCGGCACCCTCGACATTCTCCGTGATATCGATTTTTCCCTGGCCCCGCGGGAAACCGCCGCCATCGTCGGCGCCTCGGGATCGGGCAAGAGCACGCTGCTGTCCATCGTGGCCGGCCTGGACACGCCCACGCGCGGCACGGTGCGGCTGGACGGCGAGGACCTGTTCGCCCTCGACGAGGACGACCGTGCCGCACTGCGGGCGCGGAAGGTCGGCTTCGTGTTCCAGAGCTTCCAGCTGCTGGGCAATCTCACGGCGCTGGAGAACGTGATGCTGCCGCTCGAGCTGGCCGGCCGCCGCGACGCCCGCCGGTCGGCCGGCGAGATGCTGTCGCGGGTGGGGCTCGCCGAGCGGTTCGGCCACTATCCCAAGGTGCTGTCGGGCGGCGAGCAGCAGCGCGTGGCGCTGGCCCGCGCCTTCGTCGTCGAGCCGGCGGTGCTGCTGGCCGACGAGCCCACCGGCAGCCTGGACTTCGCCACCGGCGAGACGGTGATGAACCTCATGTTCGAGCTGAACCGCGAGCGCGGCACCACGCTCGTGCTCGTCACCCACGACCGCGCCATCGCGGCGCGCTGCGAACGGCGCATCACGATCGAGGCGGGAACGGTCGTGGCCTGA
- a CDS encoding arylesterase: protein MDRRDFIVTLAAALGAGALHAAEPATLLVVGDSLSAEYGLRRGTGWVALLEKRLAEQKLPVKVVNASISGDTTSGGRSRLAPLLAQHRPTHVAIELGANDALRGLPLAMTEDNLSRMTEAAQQAGARVLLVGIQLPPNYGADYGARFAALYEQVARRHKAAVVPFLLKGVADAPDAERLFQADRIHPTEQAQPTILENVWPELRKLLQADTGKAMPPGERKP, encoded by the coding sequence GTGGATCGCAGGGACTTTATCGTGACGCTGGCAGCCGCCCTCGGGGCCGGTGCCTTGCACGCCGCCGAGCCGGCCACGCTGCTGGTCGTCGGTGATTCGTTGAGCGCCGAGTATGGCCTGCGCCGCGGTACCGGCTGGGTGGCCCTGCTGGAGAAGCGGCTGGCCGAGCAGAAGCTGCCGGTCAAGGTCGTCAACGCCAGCATCAGCGGCGACACCACGTCGGGCGGCCGCTCGCGGCTGGCGCCCCTGCTGGCCCAGCACCGGCCGACCCACGTCGCGATCGAGCTGGGCGCCAACGACGCGCTGCGCGGGCTGCCGCTGGCCATGACCGAGGACAACCTCTCGCGCATGACCGAAGCGGCGCAACAGGCCGGGGCCCGCGTGCTGCTGGTGGGCATCCAGCTGCCGCCCAACTACGGCGCCGACTACGGGGCCAGGTTCGCTGCGCTGTACGAGCAGGTGGCGCGGCGGCACAAGGCTGCCGTGGTGCCCTTCCTGCTCAAGGGCGTGGCCGACGCGCCCGATGCCGAGCGGCTGTTCCAGGCCGACCGCATCCACCCGACCGAACAGGCCCAGCCGACCATCCTCGAGAACGTCTGGCCCGAGTTGCGCAAGCTGCTCCAGGCCGACACGGGCAAGGCGATGCCGCCAGGGGAGCGCAAGCCTTGA
- a CDS encoding phosphoribosyltransferase, whose product MLTEDGKHLYVSYDEYHNLIEKLAIKVHQSGWRFDTILCLARGGMRPGDILSRIFDKPLAIMSTSSYRAEAGTVQGHLDIARYITTPKGEIAGRVLLVDDLADSGHTLHKVVDMLKNNYPPITELRSAVIWTKGLSTFTPDYQVEFLPTNPWIHQPFEGYDSMGAEKLLEKWKV is encoded by the coding sequence ATGTTGACGGAAGACGGCAAGCACCTGTACGTGAGCTACGACGAGTACCACAACCTGATCGAGAAGCTCGCGATCAAGGTGCACCAGTCGGGGTGGAGGTTCGACACCATCCTGTGCCTGGCGCGCGGCGGCATGCGCCCGGGTGACATCCTCTCGCGCATCTTCGACAAGCCGCTGGCCATCATGTCCACCAGCTCGTACCGGGCCGAGGCCGGCACGGTGCAGGGCCACCTGGACATCGCGCGCTACATCACCACGCCCAAGGGCGAGATCGCCGGCAGGGTGCTGCTGGTCGACGACCTCGCCGACTCCGGCCACACGCTGCACAAGGTGGTCGACATGCTGAAGAACAACTACCCGCCGATCACCGAGCTGCGCAGCGCCGTGATCTGGACCAAGGGCCTGTCGACCTTCACGCCCGACTACCAGGTCGAGTTCCTGCCCACCAACCCCTGGATCCACCAGCCGTTCGAGGGCTACGACAGCATGGGCGCGGAGAAGCTGCTGGAGAAGTGGAAAGTCTGA
- a CDS encoding chromate transporter, with the protein MTPADWLSLLLHYLLLSVLSVGGAITTAPDMHRFLVQEKSWLSDPQFSASVAIAQAAPGPNVLFVALLGWNVGLNAGGTATACLGLLLAMVGILVPSGTITYLASQWGHRNRELRAVRAFKQGMAPIVIALLIATGWVLATGTEPKLADWRLWLLAAVTALLVWRTRIHLLWMLGAGALLGWFGVL; encoded by the coding sequence ATGACCCCGGCCGATTGGCTGTCGCTGCTGCTGCACTACCTGCTGCTGTCCGTGCTGTCGGTGGGCGGCGCGATCACCACCGCGCCCGACATGCACCGCTTCCTGGTCCAGGAGAAGTCGTGGCTCTCCGACCCGCAGTTCAGCGCCTCGGTCGCCATCGCCCAGGCGGCGCCCGGCCCCAACGTGCTGTTCGTGGCCCTGCTAGGCTGGAACGTCGGGCTGAATGCCGGCGGCACGGCCACCGCCTGCCTGGGCCTGCTGCTGGCCATGGTGGGCATCCTCGTGCCCAGCGGCACCATCACCTACCTGGCGTCGCAATGGGGCCACCGCAACCGCGAGCTGCGCGCCGTGCGGGCCTTCAAGCAGGGGATGGCGCCCATCGTCATCGCGCTGCTGATCGCCACCGGCTGGGTGCTGGCAACCGGCACCGAGCCGAAGCTGGCCGACTGGCGCCTGTGGCTGCTGGCGGCCGTCACCGCGCTGCTGGTGTGGCGCACCCGCATCCACCTGCTGTGGATGCTGGGCGCGGGTGCCCTGCTGGGATGGTTCGGCGTGCTGTGA
- a CDS encoding adenylosuccinate synthase produces MNKTTGRNVVVVGTQWGDEGKGKLVDWLTEMAQGVVRFQGGHNAGHTLVINGVKTALHLIPSGIMRPGVKCYIGNGVVLSAAKLFEEIEGLEKAGVEVRSRLRISEACPLILPIHAALDVAREQLREKGGTEKIGTTGRGIGPAYEDKIARRALRVQDLKHPERFAEKLKVLLELHNHVLTTYLHAPAVDYQKTLDEALALGQQLRPMMADVSRELNEAHFHGDNLLFEGAQGTLLDVDHGTYPYVTSSNCVAGNASAGSGVGPGMLHYILGITKAYCTRVGGGPFPTELDWEKPGTVGYHLSTVGAEKGVTTGRSRRCGWFDAALLKRSAQVNGLSGLCITKLDVLDGIEELKLCTGYELDGETTDILPLGADEIARCTPIYETMEGWRESTVGVTEYDKLPVNARLYLQRIEQVTGVPVDIISTSPDRDHTIMMRHPYLA; encoded by the coding sequence GGGCGACGAGGGCAAGGGCAAGCTGGTCGACTGGCTGACCGAGATGGCGCAGGGCGTCGTGCGCTTCCAGGGCGGCCACAACGCCGGCCACACGCTGGTGATCAATGGCGTCAAGACCGCGCTGCACCTCATTCCCAGCGGCATCATGCGCCCGGGCGTCAAGTGCTACATCGGCAACGGCGTGGTGCTGTCGGCGGCCAAGCTGTTCGAGGAGATCGAAGGCCTGGAGAAGGCCGGCGTCGAGGTGCGTTCGCGCCTGCGCATCAGCGAGGCCTGCCCGCTGATTCTGCCGATCCACGCCGCGCTCGACGTGGCCCGCGAGCAGCTGCGCGAAAAGGGCGGCACCGAGAAGATCGGCACCACCGGGCGCGGCATCGGGCCGGCCTACGAGGACAAGATCGCCCGCCGCGCACTGCGGGTGCAGGACCTCAAGCACCCCGAGCGCTTCGCCGAGAAGCTCAAGGTGCTGCTGGAGCTGCACAACCACGTGCTCACCACCTACCTGCACGCGCCGGCCGTGGACTACCAGAAGACCCTGGACGAGGCGCTCGCACTGGGCCAGCAGCTGCGGCCGATGATGGCCGACGTCTCGCGCGAACTGAACGAAGCCCATTTCCACGGCGACAACCTGCTGTTCGAGGGCGCGCAGGGCACGCTGCTCGACGTCGACCACGGCACCTACCCCTACGTCACGTCCAGCAACTGCGTGGCGGGCAACGCCTCGGCCGGGTCCGGCGTGGGGCCGGGCATGCTGCACTACATCCTGGGCATCACCAAGGCGTACTGCACCCGGGTGGGCGGCGGCCCGTTCCCGACCGAGCTCGACTGGGAGAAGCCCGGCACGGTGGGCTACCACCTGTCGACCGTCGGCGCCGAGAAGGGCGTCACCACCGGCCGCTCGCGCCGCTGCGGCTGGTTCGACGCTGCACTGCTCAAGCGCAGCGCCCAGGTCAACGGCCTGTCGGGCCTGTGCATCACCAAGCTGGACGTGCTCGACGGTATCGAGGAGCTGAAGCTGTGCACCGGCTACGAGCTCGATGGCGAGACCACCGACATCCTGCCGCTGGGCGCCGACGAGATCGCGCGCTGCACCCCGATCTACGAAACCATGGAAGGCTGGCGCGAGAGCACGGTCGGCGTGACCGAGTACGACAAGCTGCCGGTCAACGCACGCCTGTACCTGCAGCGCATCGAGCAGGTCACCGGGGTGCCCGTCGATATCATCTCGACCAGCCCCGACCGCGACCACACCATCATGATGCGGCACCCGTACCTGGCCTGA
- a CDS encoding bifunctional helix-turn-helix transcriptional regulator/GNAT family N-acetyltransferase, with the protein MATAAPPPPVSPRHVQALRGFNRFYTRRIGVLEPYLGGDLSLTEVRVLYELAHRDQPTAAEVGRDLGFDAGYLSRILRRFEERGWLQRVPSPADARQSLLRLTESGHAAFAPLQQRSRDEAAALLDPLPPSRREQLVAALETVQRLLDDQPVTTPRTVVLREPRPGDMGWVVEQHGALYAREYGYTTEFEALVADVAAGLIRSFDPAWEKGWIAEIDGERVGSVFVVRKSATVAQLRLLILTPAARGLGLGGRLVDTCIAFARDKGYRKLVLWTNGQLEAARAIYTARGFRLAHSEPLAAYGQQLVGETWELPLR; encoded by the coding sequence ATGGCCACTGCCGCCCCGCCGCCTCCCGTGTCGCCGCGCCACGTCCAGGCGCTGCGCGGCTTCAACCGCTTCTACACCCGCCGCATCGGCGTGCTCGAGCCCTACCTCGGCGGCGACCTGTCGCTGACCGAAGTGCGGGTGCTCTACGAGCTCGCGCACCGCGACCAGCCCACCGCTGCCGAGGTCGGGCGCGACCTGGGCTTCGATGCCGGCTACCTCAGCCGCATCCTGCGGCGCTTCGAGGAGCGTGGCTGGCTGCAACGCGTGCCCTCCCCCGCCGATGCGCGGCAGAGCCTGCTGCGCCTGACGGAATCCGGCCACGCCGCGTTCGCCCCGCTGCAGCAGCGTTCGCGCGACGAGGCCGCCGCGCTGCTCGATCCCCTGCCCCCGAGCCGGCGCGAACAGCTGGTCGCCGCGCTGGAAACCGTGCAGCGCCTGCTCGACGACCAGCCGGTGACAACGCCGCGCACAGTGGTCCTGCGCGAGCCCCGTCCTGGCGACATGGGCTGGGTGGTGGAGCAGCACGGGGCGCTGTACGCCCGCGAATACGGCTATACCACCGAGTTCGAGGCCCTGGTTGCCGACGTGGCTGCCGGCCTCATCCGGTCGTTCGATCCCGCCTGGGAGAAAGGCTGGATCGCCGAGATCGACGGCGAGCGGGTCGGCTCCGTGTTCGTCGTGCGCAAGTCGGCCACAGTGGCGCAGCTGCGCCTGCTGATCCTCACCCCGGCCGCGCGCGGGCTCGGCCTGGGCGGCCGCCTGGTCGACACCTGCATCGCCTTCGCCCGCGACAAGGGCTACCGCAAGCTGGTGCTGTGGACCAACGGCCAGCTGGAAGCGGCGCGCGCCATCTACACGGCGCGTGGGTTCCGCCTGGCGCACAGCGAGCCCCTGGCCGCCTACGGGCAGCAGCTCGTGGGCGAGACCTGGGAACTGCCGCTGCGGTGA
- the mnmH gene encoding tRNA 2-selenouridine(34) synthase MnmH yields the protein MTVRVIAATEAAQRLSEFSQVIDARSESEYAEDRLPGAVNWPSLNDEERALVGTLYKQVSPFEARKRGAGLVAANIARHIEREVQDKSREWQPLVYCWRGGKRSGVLADLLDQIGFRVTLVQGGYKAFRNAVLADLPVLAQRLQYRVVCGLTGSGKTRLLQALARQGAQVLDLEALAQHRGSVLGLMPGEVQPSQKQFDMRIWEQLRAFDPARPVYVESESKKVGNVAVPEPLILAMRASPCLRVDLPIDERVQLLLEDYDWFVRDPEFFCGRLQALVELRGAAVVRGWQEAARAGQVGEVFRELLEKHYDPGYTGSIQRNFKQYGQAGALTPAGRSAEAMDAVASELLAPDG from the coding sequence TTGACCGTTCGCGTCATTGCCGCCACCGAAGCGGCGCAACGGCTGTCCGAGTTCAGCCAGGTGATCGACGCGCGCAGCGAGTCCGAGTACGCCGAGGACCGGCTGCCGGGCGCGGTCAACTGGCCTTCGCTCAACGACGAGGAACGTGCGCTGGTCGGCACCCTCTACAAGCAGGTCAGCCCGTTCGAGGCGCGCAAGCGCGGCGCCGGGCTGGTCGCGGCCAACATCGCGCGCCACATCGAGCGCGAGGTCCAGGACAAGTCGCGCGAATGGCAACCGCTCGTCTACTGCTGGCGCGGCGGCAAGCGCAGCGGCGTGCTGGCCGACCTCCTCGACCAGATCGGCTTCCGGGTCACGCTCGTCCAGGGCGGCTACAAGGCGTTCCGCAACGCCGTCCTGGCCGACCTGCCGGTGCTCGCGCAGCGGCTGCAGTACCGGGTGGTGTGCGGCCTGACGGGATCGGGCAAGACCCGGCTGTTGCAGGCGTTGGCGCGCCAGGGCGCGCAGGTGCTCGACCTGGAGGCGCTGGCGCAGCACCGGGGCTCGGTGCTGGGGCTGATGCCTGGCGAGGTGCAGCCCAGCCAGAAGCAGTTCGACATGCGGATCTGGGAGCAGCTGCGCGCCTTCGACCCGGCACGCCCGGTCTACGTCGAGAGCGAGAGCAAGAAGGTGGGCAACGTCGCGGTGCCCGAGCCGCTCATCCTCGCGATGCGGGCCAGTCCCTGCCTGCGGGTGGACCTGCCGATCGACGAGCGGGTGCAACTGCTGCTGGAGGACTACGACTGGTTCGTGCGCGACCCGGAATTCTTCTGCGGCCGCCTGCAGGCGCTGGTGGAACTGCGGGGGGCGGCGGTGGTGCGCGGATGGCAGGAGGCGGCGCGCGCCGGGCAGGTCGGTGAGGTGTTCCGGGAGTTGCTGGAGAAGCACTACGACCCGGGCTACACGGGGTCGATCCAGCGCAACTTCAAGCAGTACGGCCAGGCCGGTGCGCTGACGCCAGCCGGGCGCTCGGCCGAGGCGATGGATGCCGTGGCGAGCGAGCTGCTGGCCCCGGACGGATGA
- the rlmB gene encoding 23S rRNA (guanosine(2251)-2'-O)-methyltransferase RlmB: MSTAKVLFGFHAVGVRLKTAPQSVVEVYYEVARKDARMRQFLERAREAGVRLIEADALRIAKLAGSHGHQGVAARVEPLPAARSLDDLLDTVEGPPLLLVLDGVTDPHNLGACLRVADGAGAHAVIAPKDHAVGLNATVAKVASGAAETVPYFMVTNLARTLGELKERDIWCIGTSDDAPRTVFQADLKAPVALVLGAEGPGMRQLTRKTCDELVSIPMRGAVESLNVSVASGICLYEALRQRT, encoded by the coding sequence ATGTCCACCGCCAAAGTCCTCTTCGGGTTCCACGCCGTCGGCGTGCGCCTGAAGACCGCGCCCCAGTCCGTCGTCGAGGTCTACTACGAGGTGGCGCGCAAGGACGCGAGGATGCGGCAGTTCCTCGAGCGGGCACGGGAAGCCGGCGTGCGGCTGATCGAAGCCGACGCGCTGCGCATCGCCAAGCTGGCCGGCAGCCACGGCCACCAGGGGGTGGCGGCACGGGTCGAGCCGCTGCCGGCCGCGCGTTCGCTGGACGACCTGCTCGATACCGTCGAAGGTCCGCCCTTGCTGCTGGTGCTGGACGGCGTGACCGACCCGCACAACCTGGGTGCCTGCCTGCGCGTGGCCGACGGCGCCGGCGCCCATGCCGTCATCGCACCGAAGGACCATGCCGTCGGCCTGAACGCCACCGTCGCCAAGGTGGCGAGCGGCGCGGCCGAGACGGTGCCGTACTTCATGGTCACCAACCTGGCACGCACGCTGGGCGAGCTGAAGGAGCGCGACATCTGGTGCATCGGCACCAGCGACGATGCGCCACGCACCGTGTTCCAGGCCGACCTGAAGGCGCCCGTGGCGCTGGTCTTGGGCGCCGAGGGGCCGGGCATGCGGCAGCTCACGCGCAAGACCTGCGACGAGCTGGTGTCCATCCCGATGCGCGGCGCCGTCGAGAGCCTGAACGTGTCGGTGGCCAGCGGCATCTGCCTGTACGAGGCCTTGCGCCAGCGGACATGA